From the genome of Canis lupus familiaris isolate Mischka breed German Shepherd chromosome 8, alternate assembly UU_Cfam_GSD_1.0, whole genome shotgun sequence, one region includes:
- the DEGS2 gene encoding sphingolipid delta(4)-desaturase/C4-monooxygenase DES2, translated as MGNSAGRADFEWVYTDQPHTQRRKEMLAKYPAIKALMRPDPRLKWTVLALVLAQLLACRLARELPWRWLLFWAYAFGGCVNHSLTLAIHDISHNAAFGSGRAAHNRWLAVFANLPVGLPYAASFKKYHVDHHRYLGGDGLDVDVPTRLEGRLFCTPARKLLWLALQPLFYSLRPLCVHPKALTRMEVLNALVQLAADAALFALWGLKPVAYLLASSLLGLGLHPISGHFVAEHYMFLKGHETYSYYGPLNWITFNVGYHVEHHDFPSIPGCNLPQVRKIAPEYYDHLPQHHSWVKVLWDFVFEDSLGPYARVKRVCKLAEDGL; from the exons ATGGGCAACAGCGCGGGCCGCGCGGACTTCGAGTGGGTCTACACCGACCAGCCGCACACGCAGCGGCGCAAAGAGATGCTCG CCAAGTACCCGGCCATCAAGGCGCTGATGCGGCCCGACCCGCGGCTCAAGTGGACGGTGCTGGCGCTCGTGCTGGCGCAGCTGCTGGCCTGCCGCCTGGCGCGGGAGCTGCCGTGGCGCTGGCTGCTCTTCTGGGCCTACGCCTTCGGCGGCTGCGTCAACCACTCGCTGACGCTGGCCATCCACGACATCTCGCACAACGCCGCCTTCGGGTCGGGCCGCGCGGCGCACAACCGCTGGCTCGCCGTGTTCGCCAACCTGCCGGTGGGCCTGCCCTACGCCGCCTCCTTCAAGAAGTACCACGTGGACCACCACCGCTACCTGGGCGGCGACGGGCTGGACGTGGACGTGCCCACGCGCCTGGAGGGCCGGCTCTTCTGCACGCCGGCGCGCAAGCTGCTCTGGCTGGCGCTGCAGCCGCTCTTCTACTCGCTGCGGCCGCTCTGCGTGCACCCCAAGGCCCTGACCCGCATGGAGGTGCTCAACGCGCTGGTGCAGCTGGCCGCCGACGCCGCCCTCTTCGCCCTGTGGGGGCTCAAGCCCGTGGCCTACCTGCTGGCCAGCTCCCTGCTCGGCCTGGGCCTGCACCCCATCTCCGGGCACTTCGTGGCCGAGCACTACATGTTCCTCAAGGGCCACGAGACCTACTCCTACTACGGGCCCCTCAACTGGATCACCTTCAACGTGGGCTACCACGTGGAGCACCACGACTTTCCCAGCATCCCCGGCTGCAACCTGCCCCAG GTGCGGAAGATTGCACCTGAGTACTACGACCACCTGCCCCAGCACCACTCGTGGGTGAAGGTGCTCTGGGATTTTGTGTTCGAGGACTCCCTGGGGCCCTACGCCAGGGTGAAGCGGGTTTGCAAGCTGGCCGAGGACGGACTGTGA